One part of the Thermoanaerobaculia bacterium genome encodes these proteins:
- a CDS encoding ROK family protein, whose protein sequence is MPAVKRCWVGVDLGGTKILAGVFSSSGRWLGRRKRATPFAAGGRALVGAIAEAIDGAVADAGVPRSSIAAIGLGSPGPLDPERGMILRSPHLAVRRLPIGPAIAKAYSRPVVLDNDVHMALRGEWRMGAGKGLRNLVGLWIGTGVGGCVISGGRVLTGINRNAGELGHMIIDARRARAGTDRGSLEWEASKSGMTRWLKKEIRKGRTTALGRHAFRSGRLHSRALGDAYREGDRLAVEAVERSARYVGIAIANLFDALAPEVFILGGGVVEDIGAPYVRLARQAALAHAFSTELAKPRVVASILKDAAGALGAALAAREAAR, encoded by the coding sequence GTGCCCGCCGTGAAGCGGTGCTGGGTCGGGGTCGACCTCGGGGGGACGAAGATCCTCGCCGGCGTCTTTTCCTCTTCCGGCCGATGGCTCGGCCGCCGCAAGCGCGCGACGCCGTTTGCGGCCGGAGGAAGAGCGCTCGTCGGCGCCATCGCGGAAGCGATCGACGGCGCCGTCGCCGACGCCGGCGTCCCGAGATCGTCGATCGCGGCGATCGGCCTCGGCAGTCCCGGCCCGCTCGACCCGGAGCGCGGCATGATCCTTCGGTCGCCTCATCTGGCGGTCCGAAGGCTCCCGATCGGGCCGGCAATCGCGAAGGCGTATTCCCGCCCCGTCGTCCTCGACAACGACGTTCACATGGCGCTGCGCGGCGAGTGGCGGATGGGCGCGGGAAAAGGGCTCCGAAACCTCGTCGGACTGTGGATCGGAACCGGCGTGGGCGGGTGCGTGATTTCCGGAGGGCGGGTGCTCACGGGAATCAACCGGAACGCCGGGGAGCTCGGCCACATGATCATCGACGCGCGACGGGCGCGGGCCGGAACCGACCGCGGGTCGCTCGAATGGGAGGCGTCCAAGAGCGGCATGACGCGGTGGCTGAAGAAGGAGATCCGCAAGGGCCGCACGACCGCGCTCGGCCGCCACGCCTTCCGGTCCGGACGCCTGCACAGCCGCGCCCTCGGCGACGCCTACCGCGAAGGAGACCGGCTCGCCGTCGAGGCGGTCGAACGATCGGCTCGGTACGTCGGGATCGCGATCGCCAATCTCTTCGACGCGCTCGCTCCCGAGGTCTTCATCCTGGGAGGGGGAGTCGTCGAGGACATCGGCGCCCCTTACGTTCGCCTCGCGCGGCAGGCCGCCCTGGCCCATGCGTTCTCGACCGAGCTCGCGAAGCCCCGCGTCGTCGCCTCGATTCTGAAGGACGCCGCCGGCGCGCTCGGCGCGGCGCTGGCGGCGAGGGAAGCCGCCCGATAA
- a CDS encoding DUF3617 family protein, producing MTVSVFLFAATLAAKGNSRFPAAPGQWEFTTTFAMGGLPVAPPPRIVERCVDGAPDPPALLAEIGAPADDCRIDGWTAEGRTVRWSGECAGRYRGSGAGRLAFDGDRGEGEFTIQVEDGRGAKHPVRYRIQARRDGACPP from the coding sequence ATGACAGTTTCGGTCTTTCTCTTCGCCGCCACGCTCGCCGCCAAGGGGAATTCGCGGTTCCCCGCGGCCCCCGGACAGTGGGAGTTCACGACGACCTTCGCGATGGGGGGCCTCCCGGTCGCGCCTCCGCCGCGGATCGTCGAGCGCTGCGTGGACGGCGCGCCGGATCCCCCCGCTCTCCTCGCCGAAATCGGCGCTCCCGCGGACGACTGCAGGATCGACGGGTGGACGGCCGAGGGCCGCACCGTCCGGTGGAGCGGCGAGTGCGCGGGACGCTACCGCGGTTCCGGAGCCGGCCGGCTCGCGTTCGACGGCGATCGCGGCGAAGGAGAGTTCACGATCCAGGTCGAAGACGGGCGGGGAGCGAAGCACCCGGTCCGCTACCGGATCCAGGCGCGGCGGGATGGCGCGTGCCCGCCGTGA
- a CDS encoding right-handed parallel beta-helix repeat-containing protein — translation MKTFGLVLLTLAAAVAAGASDFYVSPNGSPGATGDADHPWDLATALAQPSSVHPGDTIWLRGGTYRGTYTANLNGTADAPIVVRQYPGERATIDGGDSGWKSIFTIAGSYAWYWGFEITSSDPNRVSAQTGSNPTDIGRGNVQTEQSSRTGDGLKFINLVIHDVQDVGLWKEATNVEFYGSLISDNGWNAPDRGHGHGLYVQNREGTKVIRDNVIFQNFCNGIQVYGTENSYLDDITIDGNTIFGNGEIVNSPADDITIGGGVVAHRPVVTDNFVYFSQWGNGNDIDLGYADFGRGSSGAVVTGNHLVNGVIKQNAANSGTVMTGNTIYSSIFGWDAAEFPQNKYLWSHPGSTVAFVRPNAYEPGRATIVAYAGSGAPFVPADVSGVLAAGQAWELRNARDFYGAPVASGTYDGRPIAVPMHGLTVAAPVGWPAPSPSEEFNVFILLPVGSAPAPGSAPAPPTPSPDPSPAPPPAPTAAPSGPVLSPSGPADERGPA, via the coding sequence ATGAAAACTTTCGGTCTCGTTCTGCTGACGCTCGCCGCCGCCGTCGCGGCAGGTGCCTCGGACTTCTACGTCTCGCCGAACGGCTCGCCCGGCGCTACGGGCGACGCCGATCATCCGTGGGACCTCGCGACCGCGCTCGCGCAGCCGTCTTCGGTCCATCCCGGAGACACGATCTGGCTGCGGGGCGGAACCTATCGCGGCACGTACACGGCGAATCTGAACGGCACCGCCGACGCGCCGATCGTCGTCCGGCAGTATCCCGGGGAACGCGCGACGATCGACGGAGGCGACTCCGGCTGGAAATCGATCTTCACGATCGCCGGCTCGTACGCCTGGTACTGGGGGTTCGAGATCACGAGCTCCGATCCGAACCGCGTCTCCGCGCAGACCGGCTCGAATCCGACCGACATCGGCCGCGGCAACGTCCAGACGGAGCAGTCGTCCCGCACCGGCGACGGACTGAAGTTCATCAACCTGGTCATCCACGACGTCCAGGACGTCGGCCTCTGGAAGGAGGCGACGAACGTCGAGTTCTACGGCTCGCTCATTTCCGACAACGGGTGGAACGCGCCCGACCGCGGGCACGGGCACGGTCTCTACGTCCAGAACCGCGAAGGGACGAAGGTGATCCGCGACAACGTCATCTTCCAGAACTTCTGCAACGGGATCCAGGTCTACGGGACCGAGAACTCTTACCTCGACGACATCACGATCGACGGCAACACGATCTTCGGCAACGGCGAGATCGTGAATTCCCCGGCCGACGACATCACGATCGGCGGCGGCGTCGTCGCGCACCGGCCGGTCGTGACCGACAACTTCGTGTATTTCTCGCAGTGGGGCAACGGCAACGACATCGACCTCGGCTACGCGGACTTCGGCCGCGGCTCGTCCGGCGCCGTCGTCACCGGAAACCACCTGGTCAACGGTGTCATCAAGCAGAACGCCGCGAACTCCGGGACGGTGATGACCGGCAACACGATCTACTCCTCGATTTTCGGCTGGGACGCCGCTGAGTTCCCGCAGAACAAGTACCTCTGGTCGCACCCCGGCTCGACGGTCGCCTTCGTCCGGCCGAACGCCTACGAGCCGGGGCGCGCGACGATCGTCGCCTACGCCGGCTCCGGCGCGCCGTTCGTCCCCGCGGACGTCTCCGGCGTCCTGGCGGCGGGGCAGGCATGGGAGCTTCGGAACGCCCGCGACTTCTACGGCGCTCCCGTGGCTTCCGGAACCTACGACGGCAGGCCGATCGCGGTCCCGATGCACGGGCTGACGGTCGCGGCGCCCGTCGGCTGGCCGGCGCCTTCTCCGTCGGAGGAATTCAACGTGTTCATCCTGCTTCCGGTCGGGTCCGCTCCCGCTCCGGGAAGCGCGCCCGCTCCCCCGACGCCGTCGCCCGACCCGTCGCCCGCTCCTCCCCCCGCGCCGACAGCCGCGCCGAGCGGACCGGTCCTGTCGCCGTCGGGCCCGGCCGACGAGCGAGGGCCCGCTTAG
- a CDS encoding right-handed parallel beta-helix repeat-containing protein — translation MALASAAAAPASEFFAAPNGSASGDGSRARPWDLATALGEPRAVRPGDTITLVPGTYRGEFRSKLRGRRGAPIVVRGEEGGRATIDGTLRVSGVNAWYRGFEVTSSAPARVSRQDGPYPTDVPRGILATDASGETGEGLKLIDLVAHDLASVLLEKDAVDLEISGCLVYYNGWTAPDRGHGHGIYVQNVSGTKTIRDNVIFENFDNGIQAYGSAAAGLDNLDIEGNTIFENGAPVGDPANNVLVGGGRVAKNTRIIGNLLWFSGFGRGTQINLGYDPYGAGVDGAVVKDNHVVNGEVRMNPKNGVVDFSGNTVFANLANLDPRRYPGNRWTKTPTDGVFVRPDRYEKGRAIVTVFNAGRKASVAANLASVLAKGERYEVRNAQNFYGAPIAAGVFDGGAVVLPMRAFPAASPAGWKAPAPTGPAFNVFVVMRTGEPGGPSAGRRDVGASRGGRRRGGGTPSSAGHVARQRGRRRRAHRSRRRARARRDPQLVDHGTDSRRLARGSQRLVLRRGGRERARDRDDPVARPDRDRSLRNAFGGEFPLDTLREARVGARARD, via the coding sequence GTGGCGCTCGCGTCCGCCGCGGCGGCGCCGGCTTCCGAATTCTTCGCCGCCCCGAACGGGAGCGCTTCCGGGGACGGCAGCCGCGCGCGGCCGTGGGATCTCGCGACCGCGCTCGGGGAGCCGCGCGCCGTGCGCCCGGGCGACACGATCACCCTGGTTCCCGGGACCTACCGCGGAGAGTTCCGGTCGAAGCTCCGCGGCCGCCGGGGCGCGCCGATCGTCGTCCGCGGAGAGGAGGGCGGCCGCGCGACGATCGACGGCACGCTTCGCGTGTCGGGAGTTAACGCCTGGTACCGCGGCTTCGAGGTGACGAGCTCCGCGCCGGCGCGCGTTTCGCGCCAGGACGGCCCATATCCGACCGACGTGCCGCGGGGGATTCTCGCGACCGACGCGAGCGGCGAGACCGGCGAAGGGCTGAAGCTCATCGACCTCGTCGCCCACGACCTCGCCTCGGTCCTGCTCGAAAAGGATGCCGTGGATCTCGAGATCTCCGGCTGCCTCGTCTACTACAACGGGTGGACCGCGCCGGACCGGGGTCACGGGCACGGCATCTACGTCCAGAACGTCTCCGGGACGAAGACGATCCGGGACAACGTCATCTTCGAGAACTTCGACAACGGGATCCAGGCGTACGGGAGCGCCGCCGCGGGGCTCGACAACCTCGACATCGAGGGGAACACGATCTTCGAGAACGGAGCTCCGGTGGGAGACCCGGCCAACAACGTCCTGGTCGGCGGCGGACGCGTGGCGAAGAACACGCGGATCATCGGGAACCTCCTCTGGTTCTCGGGCTTCGGACGCGGGACGCAGATCAACCTCGGATACGACCCGTACGGCGCGGGCGTGGACGGCGCCGTCGTGAAAGACAACCACGTCGTCAACGGCGAAGTGCGGATGAACCCGAAGAACGGCGTCGTCGATTTCTCGGGCAACACCGTCTTTGCGAATCTCGCGAACCTCGACCCCCGCCGGTATCCGGGCAATCGCTGGACGAAGACGCCGACGGACGGCGTCTTCGTCCGTCCCGACCGGTACGAGAAAGGGCGCGCGATCGTGACCGTCTTCAACGCCGGGCGAAAGGCGTCCGTCGCCGCGAATCTCGCCTCCGTCCTCGCGAAGGGCGAGCGCTACGAGGTCCGCAACGCGCAGAACTTCTACGGCGCGCCGATCGCGGCCGGCGTCTTCGACGGCGGTGCGGTCGTCCTCCCGATGCGGGCTTTTCCGGCCGCCTCACCGGCGGGGTGGAAGGCTCCCGCTCCGACCGGTCCGGCGTTCAACGTCTTCGTCGTGATGCGAACGGGGGAGCCGGGCGGGCCGTCAGCGGGGCGGAGGGACGTCGGTGCTTCCCGCGGTGGTCGGCGCCGTGGCGGCGGGACTCCGTCCTCCGCCGGGCATGTCGCCCGTCAGCGAGGTCGGCGCCGTCGTGCTCACCGCTCCCGGCGTCGCGCCCGGGCCCGTCGCGACCCGCAGCTCGTCGACCACGGAACGGACTCCCGGCGTCTCGCGCGCGGCTCGCAGCGCCTGGTCCTTCGCCGCGGGGGTCGCGAGCGTGCCCGAGATCGTGACGACCCGGTCGCGCGACCCGACCGTGACCGTTCCCTTCGGAATGCTTTCGGCGGCGAGTTTCCTCTCGACACTCTTCGAGAGGCGCGCGTCGGTGCGCGCGCACGCGATTGA
- a CDS encoding MFS transporter, with protein sequence MSAARRPYHSLEHRDFRLLGLATLISIVGTQMQNVGIDWHIYLLTHSPLALGLVGLVRVVPIIALSLWGGVVADRHDRKRVMFAAQSVMAAAALLLAIATLMHRETLWLIYVLTAVASAATAFDNPARQALIPRLVPAGDLPGALSLNLTFFHVAMIAGPAASGVVIAATSRWARGGTRGLSLIYFGNAVSFGAVLVALLFIRASGRVAATAAAPPRMRQALADGLRFVFRTPIMVSTMALDFFATLFSGAMSLLPIVSDQILHVGPAGYGWLRSAPAIGALVGSLYTALHSLPSRQGPIFLKAVAAYGAATIVYGLSRNYALTFAALAAAGLADLVSTVIRQTLRQVITPDDLRGRMTSVNMIFFMGGPQLGEAEAGFVASLFRSTALGAAFSIVSGGIATIVVAGVVALAAPIVREYDLERHLPAIEPAGEGR encoded by the coding sequence ATGAGCGCGGCTCGCCGCCCCTACCACTCGCTCGAGCACCGCGACTTCCGGCTGCTCGGTCTCGCCACGCTCATCTCGATCGTCGGCACCCAGATGCAGAACGTCGGGATCGACTGGCACATCTATCTCCTCACGCACTCCCCGCTCGCGCTCGGCCTCGTCGGGCTCGTCCGCGTCGTGCCGATCATCGCCCTCTCGCTCTGGGGAGGCGTCGTCGCCGACCGCCATGACCGGAAGCGGGTGATGTTCGCCGCGCAGAGCGTCATGGCGGCCGCCGCGCTCCTCCTCGCGATCGCGACGCTGATGCATCGCGAGACGCTGTGGCTGATCTACGTGCTCACCGCGGTCGCGTCGGCCGCCACCGCGTTCGACAACCCGGCGCGGCAGGCGCTGATCCCGCGGCTCGTCCCCGCCGGCGACCTGCCGGGAGCGCTCTCGCTCAACCTGACTTTCTTCCACGTCGCGATGATCGCCGGCCCCGCGGCCTCGGGAGTCGTCATCGCGGCGACGAGCCGCTGGGCGCGCGGCGGGACGCGCGGCCTTTCGCTCATCTATTTCGGCAACGCCGTGTCGTTCGGAGCGGTCCTCGTCGCCCTGCTCTTCATCCGCGCGTCGGGGCGCGTCGCCGCGACGGCCGCGGCGCCGCCCCGCATGCGGCAGGCGCTCGCCGACGGGCTCCGGTTCGTCTTCCGGACGCCGATCATGGTCTCGACGATGGCGCTCGATTTCTTCGCGACCCTCTTCTCGGGAGCGATGTCGCTCCTGCCGATCGTCTCGGATCAGATCCTCCACGTCGGCCCCGCCGGATACGGATGGCTTCGCTCCGCGCCCGCGATCGGCGCCCTCGTCGGCTCGCTGTACACGGCGCTGCACTCGCTGCCGAGCCGTCAGGGGCCGATCTTCCTGAAGGCCGTCGCCGCCTACGGCGCCGCCACGATCGTCTACGGGCTGTCTCGCAATTACGCCCTCACCTTCGCGGCGCTCGCCGCCGCCGGGCTCGCCGACCTGGTCTCGACGGTGATCCGGCAGACGCTGCGGCAGGTCATCACTCCCGACGACCTGCGGGGGCGGATGACCTCCGTCAACATGATCTTCTTCATGGGCGGGCCGCAGCTCGGGGAAGCGGAAGCGGGATTCGTGGCCTCCCTCTTCCGCTCGACCGCGTTGGGCGCCGCGTTCTCGATCGTGAGCGGCGGGATCGCGACGATCGTGGTCGCCGGCGTCGTGGCGCTCGCGGCGCCGATCGTCCGGGAATACGACCTCGAACGACATTTGCCCGCGATCGAGCCGGCCGGGGAGGGGCGCTAA
- a CDS encoding metallophosphoesterase family protein has protein sequence MNGAWVLAAAAAAFLSGAPVRGATDRPIAPVGGKLAPISAGADLLFVVGGDNRSTGRDALLPRVIRTIFSEIGLIGPNFVLWTGDTVYGYHDTARELAIEYDRFAAAARESGAPVFNAPGNHEIHHLHGDPCGDRASEEAYARRFGNLYGSFDAGDVHFIALDTAQVCSEDRLDPAQRAWLERDLAANKNARAIFVFTHSVFFAPPLIDPGSEKPEIGNRADLVALLRRYPVRAVFSGHAHLYSHEAHDGIDYFIAGGAGAPLYAPPDRGGFSHYVVVRLAGNDLRWDLVEPGRLYVETGRDLAGARTTWIVNGTDADVPLRGAWIDAPGPLGSCRRLAAAARLKKSDGTAVPVPAFVEGCAVVNGRRRARVALTSPRGTSVRVTIGRTR, from the coding sequence ATGAACGGAGCGTGGGTCCTCGCGGCGGCCGCCGCCGCTTTCCTGTCGGGCGCGCCCGTCCGCGGGGCGACGGATCGTCCGATCGCGCCGGTAGGAGGGAAGCTCGCGCCGATCTCCGCGGGCGCCGATCTCCTCTTCGTCGTCGGCGGCGACAATCGGTCGACCGGCCGGGACGCGTTGTTGCCGCGCGTGATTCGCACGATCTTCTCGGAGATCGGTCTCATCGGCCCGAATTTCGTCCTCTGGACCGGGGATACGGTGTACGGCTATCACGACACCGCGCGCGAGCTCGCGATCGAGTACGACCGGTTCGCGGCGGCGGCGCGCGAGAGCGGCGCGCCCGTGTTCAACGCCCCGGGCAACCACGAGATCCATCATCTCCACGGCGACCCGTGCGGAGACCGCGCGTCGGAGGAGGCGTACGCGCGCCGTTTCGGGAACCTCTACGGATCGTTCGACGCGGGGGACGTGCATTTCATCGCCCTCGACACCGCGCAGGTCTGCTCGGAGGATCGTCTCGACCCCGCCCAGCGAGCGTGGCTCGAGCGGGACCTCGCGGCGAACAAGAACGCGCGGGCCATCTTCGTCTTCACACACTCGGTGTTTTTCGCGCCCCCGCTGATCGATCCCGGCTCCGAGAAGCCGGAGATCGGCAACAGGGCGGATCTCGTCGCGCTCTTGCGCCGGTATCCCGTGCGCGCGGTCTTCTCCGGCCATGCCCATCTCTACTCCCATGAAGCGCACGACGGAATCGACTACTTCATCGCGGGCGGCGCGGGCGCGCCGCTCTACGCGCCGCCGGACCGCGGAGGCTTCTCGCACTACGTCGTCGTGCGCCTGGCCGGAAACGACCTGCGCTGGGACCTCGTCGAGCCGGGCCGGCTCTACGTCGAGACCGGACGCGATCTCGCCGGCGCGCGGACGACCTGGATCGTCAACGGCACCGATGCGGACGTTCCTCTGCGCGGCGCGTGGATCGACGCCCCGGGACCCCTCGGCTCGTGCCGGCGGCTCGCCGCCGCGGCCCGTCTGAAGAAGAGCGACGGGACGGCGGTCCCCGTGCCCGCCTTTGTCGAAGGATGCGCCGTCGTAAACGGCCGGCGGCGCGCGCGCGTCGCGCTCACGTCTCCGCGCGGGACCTCCGTTCGCGTCACGATCGGCCGCACGCGCTGA
- a CDS encoding lytic transglycosylase domain-containing protein codes for MIRRALFFAALLAALPLRADFAEPPSPDADETFARAAEALERGDAGAARTGFDELLRNYPLPAWKARVDLFRAHRALDTGDASAVAALSAVDARAIGMQGYRDAFLGAALERAGRTREARDAYLRAAREESARADRVPSALAAARLSRGRAEKRETLAALESAAGAAAADQRRDLVDARARLAGELGDDDALARAASDLIEGDPALLFDRKLPRPLLREGRRIVANLSDARKLDTAERLAAEGQTTGALETAAEIAPGALDASRQRRLRLLRARALEKLGKLDASDREARLVGTGGREGSAAALVTAENGLRRALSRRGRSRRKLQIRDLPPDVARRLASGFHEATSGDAAAETKMRGFRFEVVLWAAAGDAPSALDAARRMTAIDAGATWGFEALWAPVWEKIEAKDYSGALDGVLALASVYHEVSASRRLQYWSARCYERLGKADAADELGRELPCADPADLYAKFAEAWKAGCSDTPASEPPELSGEFASVDELLRLRLFPQARREAERLPESRGRRLRLAVAAFALGDFASASASVKAAFPRIGTALEGEVPEQWRRLYYPLPAGGLVESAAKEFGVDPSLFRALVRQESTFNARARSKAGAAGLTQLMPGTARLLSRKVLKKRFRRAFLYDPAINVRLGASYLRQLLQDFGNDRLMALAAYNAGPGRIRGFLRDHPGLSADERLESLPAAETRDYVRRVFLFSESYRELYPEK; via the coding sequence TTGATCCGAAGGGCGCTCTTCTTCGCCGCCCTCCTCGCCGCGCTCCCGCTTCGGGCTGACTTCGCGGAGCCCCCTTCACCTGACGCCGACGAGACGTTCGCCCGCGCCGCCGAAGCGCTCGAACGCGGCGACGCCGGCGCCGCCCGCACGGGTTTCGACGAGCTCCTCCGCAACTATCCCCTCCCCGCGTGGAAGGCGCGCGTCGACCTGTTCCGCGCGCATCGCGCGCTCGACACGGGCGACGCCTCGGCGGTCGCCGCGCTCTCGGCCGTCGATGCGCGCGCGATCGGAATGCAGGGGTATCGCGACGCCTTCCTCGGCGCGGCGCTCGAGCGCGCGGGGCGCACGCGCGAGGCGCGCGACGCGTACCTGCGCGCCGCCCGCGAAGAGAGCGCGAGGGCCGATCGGGTCCCCTCCGCTCTGGCGGCGGCGCGCCTCTCCCGCGGCCGCGCCGAAAAGCGCGAGACGCTCGCGGCCCTCGAAAGCGCCGCCGGAGCGGCGGCGGCGGACCAGCGCCGCGACCTCGTCGACGCGCGGGCCCGTCTCGCCGGCGAGCTCGGCGACGACGACGCCCTGGCGCGCGCCGCCTCGGATCTGATCGAGGGCGATCCCGCGCTCCTCTTCGACCGCAAGCTGCCGCGCCCGCTCCTGCGCGAAGGCCGGCGCATCGTCGCGAACCTGTCCGACGCTCGGAAGCTCGACACGGCCGAGCGGCTCGCGGCGGAGGGGCAGACGACGGGGGCTCTCGAGACGGCGGCCGAGATCGCGCCCGGCGCGCTCGACGCCTCCCGACAGCGGCGGCTCCGCCTGCTGCGTGCCCGCGCCCTGGAAAAGCTCGGAAAGCTCGACGCGTCCGACCGCGAGGCGCGGCTCGTCGGGACCGGCGGCAGGGAAGGGAGCGCGGCGGCGCTCGTGACGGCCGAGAACGGGCTTCGCCGCGCGCTCTCGCGCCGCGGCCGCTCGCGCCGGAAGCTCCAGATCCGGGACCTGCCGCCGGACGTCGCCCGCCGCCTCGCCTCGGGTTTTCACGAAGCGACCTCGGGCGACGCGGCCGCCGAGACGAAGATGCGCGGCTTCCGCTTCGAGGTCGTGCTCTGGGCGGCCGCCGGCGACGCGCCGTCGGCGCTCGACGCCGCGCGCCGGATGACGGCGATCGACGCGGGCGCGACGTGGGGATTCGAGGCGCTCTGGGCGCCGGTCTGGGAGAAGATCGAGGCGAAGGACTACTCCGGGGCGCTCGACGGAGTCCTCGCGCTCGCCTCCGTCTATCACGAGGTGTCCGCGTCGCGCCGGCTCCAGTACTGGAGCGCTCGGTGCTACGAGCGGCTCGGAAAGGCCGACGCCGCGGACGAGCTCGGGCGCGAACTCCCCTGCGCCGACCCGGCCGACCTCTATGCGAAGTTCGCGGAGGCGTGGAAGGCCGGCTGCTCAGACACCCCCGCCTCCGAGCCGCCGGAGCTCTCGGGCGAGTTCGCTTCCGTCGACGAGCTCCTGCGCCTCCGTCTCTTCCCGCAGGCCCGGCGCGAAGCGGAGCGCCTTCCCGAATCGCGCGGACGCCGGCTCCGGCTCGCGGTCGCGGCGTTCGCGCTCGGCGACTTCGCCTCGGCGAGCGCCTCCGTGAAGGCGGCGTTTCCCCGGATCGGGACCGCGCTCGAGGGCGAGGTCCCGGAGCAGTGGCGGCGGCTCTACTACCCGCTCCCGGCCGGAGGCCTGGTCGAGTCCGCCGCGAAGGAGTTCGGCGTCGACCCGAGCCTCTTCCGCGCGCTCGTGCGGCAGGAGAGCACGTTCAACGCCCGGGCTCGATCGAAGGCGGGCGCGGCGGGCCTGACGCAGCTGATGCCGGGCACCGCCCGGCTCCTCTCGCGGAAGGTGCTCAAGAAGCGGTTTCGCCGCGCGTTCCTGTACGACCCGGCGATCAACGTGCGGCTCGGCGCTTCCTACCTGCGCCAGCTCCTCCAGGACTTCGGCAACGACCGTCTGATGGCGCTCGCCGCGTACAACGCCGGGCCCGGCCGGATCCGTGGCTTCCTGCGCGACCACCCGGGCCTCTCCGCCGACGAGCGGCTGGAGTCGCTTCCGGCGGCCGAGACCCGCGACTACGTCCGCCGGGTCTTCCTCTTCTCGGAGTCGTATCGGGAGCTGTACCCGGAAAAGTAG
- the rpsU gene encoding 30S ribosomal protein S21 produces the protein MPVIHIKEDESFENALRRFKRKCEKSGILSELKKRQHYEKPSAKRKRKAIAARKKMLRKLSEERRAGV, from the coding sequence ATGCCTGTGATCCACATCAAGGAAGACGAGTCCTTCGAGAACGCTCTCCGCCGGTTCAAGCGGAAGTGTGAGAAATCGGGCATCCTCTCCGAGCTGAAGAAACGTCAGCACTACGAGAAGCCTTCGGCCAAGCGCAAGCGCAAGGCGATTGCCGCCCGCAAGAAGATGCTCCGGAAGCTTTCGGAGGAGCGCCGCGCCGGCGTCTGA